Proteins from a genomic interval of Papaver somniferum cultivar HN1 chromosome 4, ASM357369v1, whole genome shotgun sequence:
- the LOC113275827 gene encoding UDP-glycosyltransferase 83A1-like, with amino-acid sequence MPMMQVSQKLVDNGVQVTFAITESLHKQLLANLSSSLKEGVHNDPHRIRLVSRPEGLEYQNQEKASDYLEELVMKINEINGGNNGEEKVSCVIADAGVYWAYEPAKKMGLKIAMFCPTSLAVTAMTLHIPKLIEAGIIDEN; translated from the exons ATGCCAATGATGCAAGTTTCACAAAAACTAGTTGATAATGGAGTCCAAGTTACATTTGCTATTACAGAATCCTTACACAAACAGTTGCTTGCGAATTTATCGTCTTCATTGAAAGAAGGGGTTCACAATGATCCTCATCGAATTCGTTTAGTCTCACGGCCTGAAGGATTAGAGTATCAAAACCAAGAAAAGGCTTCAGATTATTTGGAAGAACTAGTTATGAAGATTAATGAGATCAATGGTGGTaacaacggtgaagagaaggtaaGTTGTGTTATAGCTGATGCTGGTGTTTATTGGGCTTATGAACCTGCTAAGAAAATGGGACTGAAAATTGCAATGTTTTGCCCCACGTCTTTGGCGGTCACAGCAATGACACTGCACATTCCGAAGCTGATCGAGGCGGGTATTATAGATGAGAATT GA
- the LOC113275825 gene encoding UDP-glycosyltransferase 83A1-like isoform X1, with protein MKKIHALVLPFPAQGHVIPLMKLSNQLSEHGFKITFVNTEYNHEKVVASLPKESNSKENNIHLVSIPDGREPGANRTDFAKVFDSILSSMPRYLEVLIREINESSDDRITCVIADEHMGWAVRVAKKMKIPVAGFWTAAAGLRTVHLHLEQMIETKILNSDVSLAGLPTKQQMIHLSPEMPAMNTDHFAWNCTGDSIVQQSMFRYISSNARDIKDADWYLINSVYKVEKSTYPLNTNLLPVGPLLAAEQTQLRGNFLAEDSTCLSWLDQQPAQSVIYLAFGSTTIFDKHQFHELALGLELTGQPFLWVVRPSLIDKQNDACPDGFQARVANKSRIVGWAPQQKVLAHPSIACFVTHCGWNSTMEGVAMGVPFLCRAYFCDQFLNQSYICDVWKVGLQLNKIDGGIISKEEFISKVKALLIDKMIRARALEFKEISKKSVSEGGSSRINLSNFIESVKSKWQN; from the exons ATGAAGAAAATACATGCTCTAGTTTTGCCATTTCCAGCTCAAGGTCATGTCATACCTCTCATGAAGCTGTCAAATCAATTATCGGAACATGGCTTCAAAATCACATTCGTCAATACAGAATACAATCATGAAAAAGTTGTAGCTTCCTTGCCGAAAGAAAGTAACAGCAAAGAGAATAACATTCATCTAGTTTCCATTCCAGATGGGAGGGAACCAGGAGCAAACCGAACAGATTTTGCTAAAGTTTTTGATTCTATCTTAAGTTCAATGCCAAGATATCTAGAGGTgttaataagagaaataaatgAGTCAAGTGATGATAGGATTACCTGTGTCATAGCCGATGAGCATATGGGTTGGGCTGTAAGAGTTGCAAAGAAGATGAAAATCCCAGTTGCAGGATTTTGGACTGCTGCTGCAGGGCTCAGGACCGTACACCTACACCTTGAGCAGATGATTGAAACAAAAATACTAAACTCTGATG TTTCCCTTGCAGGACTTCCAACTAAACAGCAAATGATCCATTTATCTCCTGAAATGCCTGCTATGAATACAGACCACTTCGCATGGAATTGTACCGGTGACAGTATTGTTCAACAAAGCATGTTTAGATATATTTCATCAAATGCTCGAGATATAAAAGACGCTGATTGGTATCTTATTAATTCAGTTTATAAGGTAGAAAAATCAACTTATCCATTGAACACGAACCTCCTTCCTGTTGGTCCACTCCTTGCTGCTGAACAAACACAGCTCAGAGGGAACTTCTTGGCTGAGGACTCAACTTGTCTGAGTTGGCTCGATCAACAACCTGCTCAGTCCGTCATTTATCTTGCCTTCGGAAGCACCACAATTTTCGATAAGCACCAATTTCATGAACTAGCACTGGGACTTGAACTTACAGGTCAACCATTCTTGTGGGTTGTACGCCCTAGCCTCATTGACAAACAAAATGATGCTTGTCCAGATGGTTTTCAAGCAAGAGTCGCAAACAAATCCCGGATAGTGGGGTGGGCACCTCAGCAGAAAGTGTTGGCACATCCATCAATAGCATGCTTTGTAACCCATTGTGGATGGAACTCGACTATGGAGGGAGTAGCTATGGGAGTTCCATTCCTTTGCCGGGCTTACTTTTGTGATCAGTTTCTTAACCAGAGTTACATTTGTGATGTCTGGAAGGTTGGCTTGCAGTTAAACAAAATTGATGGTGGAATCATATCAAAGGAGGAATTTATCAGCAAGGTCAAGGCCTTACTTATTGATAAAATGATAAGAGCAAGAGCTTTAGAGTTCAAAGAAATATCAAAGAAGAGTGTTAGTGAAGGAGGCTCTTCCAGGATTAATCTCAGTAATTTCATCGAATCGGTGAAGAGCAAGTGGCAGAACTGA
- the LOC113275825 gene encoding UDP-glycosyltransferase 83A1-like isoform X2: MKKIHALVLPFPAQGHVIPLMKLSNQLSEHGFKITFVNTEYNHEKVVASLPKESNSKENNIHLVSIPDGREPGANRTDFAKVFDSILSSMPRYLEVLIREINESSDDRITCVIADEHMGWAVRVAKKMKIPVAGFWTAAAGLRTVHLHLEQMIETKILNSDGLPTKQQMIHLSPEMPAMNTDHFAWNCTGDSIVQQSMFRYISSNARDIKDADWYLINSVYKVEKSTYPLNTNLLPVGPLLAAEQTQLRGNFLAEDSTCLSWLDQQPAQSVIYLAFGSTTIFDKHQFHELALGLELTGQPFLWVVRPSLIDKQNDACPDGFQARVANKSRIVGWAPQQKVLAHPSIACFVTHCGWNSTMEGVAMGVPFLCRAYFCDQFLNQSYICDVWKVGLQLNKIDGGIISKEEFISKVKALLIDKMIRARALEFKEISKKSVSEGGSSRINLSNFIESVKSKWQN, translated from the exons ATGAAGAAAATACATGCTCTAGTTTTGCCATTTCCAGCTCAAGGTCATGTCATACCTCTCATGAAGCTGTCAAATCAATTATCGGAACATGGCTTCAAAATCACATTCGTCAATACAGAATACAATCATGAAAAAGTTGTAGCTTCCTTGCCGAAAGAAAGTAACAGCAAAGAGAATAACATTCATCTAGTTTCCATTCCAGATGGGAGGGAACCAGGAGCAAACCGAACAGATTTTGCTAAAGTTTTTGATTCTATCTTAAGTTCAATGCCAAGATATCTAGAGGTgttaataagagaaataaatgAGTCAAGTGATGATAGGATTACCTGTGTCATAGCCGATGAGCATATGGGTTGGGCTGTAAGAGTTGCAAAGAAGATGAAAATCCCAGTTGCAGGATTTTGGACTGCTGCTGCAGGGCTCAGGACCGTACACCTACACCTTGAGCAGATGATTGAAACAAAAATACTAAACTCTGATG GACTTCCAACTAAACAGCAAATGATCCATTTATCTCCTGAAATGCCTGCTATGAATACAGACCACTTCGCATGGAATTGTACCGGTGACAGTATTGTTCAACAAAGCATGTTTAGATATATTTCATCAAATGCTCGAGATATAAAAGACGCTGATTGGTATCTTATTAATTCAGTTTATAAGGTAGAAAAATCAACTTATCCATTGAACACGAACCTCCTTCCTGTTGGTCCACTCCTTGCTGCTGAACAAACACAGCTCAGAGGGAACTTCTTGGCTGAGGACTCAACTTGTCTGAGTTGGCTCGATCAACAACCTGCTCAGTCCGTCATTTATCTTGCCTTCGGAAGCACCACAATTTTCGATAAGCACCAATTTCATGAACTAGCACTGGGACTTGAACTTACAGGTCAACCATTCTTGTGGGTTGTACGCCCTAGCCTCATTGACAAACAAAATGATGCTTGTCCAGATGGTTTTCAAGCAAGAGTCGCAAACAAATCCCGGATAGTGGGGTGGGCACCTCAGCAGAAAGTGTTGGCACATCCATCAATAGCATGCTTTGTAACCCATTGTGGATGGAACTCGACTATGGAGGGAGTAGCTATGGGAGTTCCATTCCTTTGCCGGGCTTACTTTTGTGATCAGTTTCTTAACCAGAGTTACATTTGTGATGTCTGGAAGGTTGGCTTGCAGTTAAACAAAATTGATGGTGGAATCATATCAAAGGAGGAATTTATCAGCAAGGTCAAGGCCTTACTTATTGATAAAATGATAAGAGCAAGAGCTTTAGAGTTCAAAGAAATATCAAAGAAGAGTGTTAGTGAAGGAGGCTCTTCCAGGATTAATCTCAGTAATTTCATCGAATCGGTGAAGAGCAAGTGGCAGAACTGA